In Microbulbifer agarilyticus, the DNA window GGCAAATTTGACCCGCGGTTGCGGCCGTAATATCACCGTCAATTCTGTACTGCCGGGCCCGACGCTTACCTCGGGCGTTGAAACCTGGCTCAAGGAGAGTGCGGAAGTGCAAGGCAAATCGGAAGAGGATTTTGTGCGTGACTTCTTTCAGGAGACCGAGCCGACATCACTGTTGCAGCGCTTTATCAATCCGGAAGAAATTGCCGCGGTGGTGGCTTTTGTCGCCTCACCGCTGAGTATCGCCATCAACGGCTCGAGCATCAAAGCGGAAGGCGGGTTGATCAAGAGTATTGCTTAATAAGGAACCCGTCTCGATGAATGGGTCAACTTGTATGGGGCGGCGTGACTAGACCAATGTGACTAGGCCAATGTGAATAGGCCAATGTGAATAGGCCAATGTGAATAGGACAACAAAGCGTCCGGTGGACATGGTATGTTTACGACCGACTAGGTACAGAACCGGAGAATCACATGTCGGTCATGTTTTCCCCCTCTCGCAGCCTGCCACGGTTATTGGTTGCGGTTGCACTTTTTATCTTCAGCGCCAGCGCTCTAGCTGACAACGCTGCTCAGCAGCTACAGCAAGTTATCGACGACCACTGGCAGTACTACCTTGAAGAGAACCCGACGGCGGCCAGCCGCATGGGTGACAAGCGCTATAACGACCGCTTACCCCGCGTCGCCGATGACGATCGTGCGCGTCGCTTGCAGGCAGAAAAAGCGTTTGTAGAGCGCCTGGAGAAGATTGACTCCGAGAAGCTGTCGCGGGATCAACAGGTCAACCGCGACCTGCTGCTGTGGGTGCTGAATAATTCCATCGATTCAAACGAACTCTATCTGGACCGCACCCCGATCAATACCTTCTACAGCTTCTGGAATACCGCCCTCAGCGCCAGTCGCGGCTTGAATATGCCGCAGGTATCGGACTACGAGGATTACATCAAACGTCTCGAGGATACCGGTCGCTTCTTTGATGAAAGTATTGCGAATATGCGCGCGGGCATCAAAGACGGTTTCGTGTTGCCGAAAATCGTGATTGAGGGCATTGCACCGACGGTACGTGCCCAGGTCTACCAGGATCCGACCAAGAGTAGTCTTTACGAGCCATTCAAAAAGTTTCCCGAGAGCTTTTCAGACAAAGACAAACAGCGCCTGCAGGAGCAGGGCAAGCAGGCCATTCTTGAATACGCCATGCCTGCGTTTGATCGCGTGGCTACCTTTCTCGAAGGCGATTACCTGAACGCGGCCAGCGACAGCCTCGGTGCCGAGCAGTTGCCCGGCGGCAAAGACTACTACCGCCATGCTATTCGCACCTATGTGACCCTGGATATGGACCCGGATGCCATCCACAAGATTGGACTGGCGGAAGTGAAGCGTATCCGTGGAGAAATGAATCAGCTGATTGAAGACAGCGGATTTGACGGCAGCTTTGAGGAGTTCACCGAGTTCCTGCGTACCGATCCCCAATTCTATGCGGAAACACCGCAGGAGCTACTAAAGGAAGCCGCGTACATCGCCAAGAACATCGATTACCGCCTGCCGGAATTCTTCGGCAAGTTGCCGCGCCTGCCCTACGGCGTGGTACCGGTGCCCGATGAAATCGCCCCCAATTACACCACCGCGTCCTACAATCCCGCAGCGATCGGCGGCACCCGCGGCGGCGCCTACTGGCTGAATACCTATGCACTGGACCAGCGCCCGCTCTACGAACTGGTCGCACTGACCCTGCACGAAGCAGTACCAGGGCACCACCTACAGGGCGCGCTGTCACTGGAATTGGAAGACGTCCCCGCATTCCGCAAGAACCTGTACTTGAGCGCCTTTGGCGAGGGCTGGGCACTGTATACCGAGCGACTGGGTGAAGAGATGGGGGTATACGATACCCCTTACCAGAGTTTCGGGCGCCTGAGTTATGAAATGTGGCGCGCCGCGCGTCTGGTGATCGACACCGGTATCCACTCCCAGGGCTGGAGCCGTCAGCAGGCTCTGGACTTCCTCGCCGACAATACCTCCTTATCTGAAGGCAATGTGCGCGCGGAAGTAGACCGCTACATTTCCTGGCCGGGACAGGCACTGTCTTACAAGATGGGTGAGATCAAGATTCGCGAGTTGCGTGAAAAAGCCGAACGGGAATTGGGCGATCAATTTGATCTGCGCGCATTCCACGATGCGCTGCTTGCCAACGGCGCGGTGCCCATGGAGATGCTGGAAGCGCAGATGAACCAGTTTATTGCTGACCAGCGCGCCGCAAGCTCGCGCCCAGCACAGTGAAGTAATCCGTGAAGGCAAGATTGATCCGCGTGCGCTGCGCGTCCTGTGGATACAGCCCCAATCTTGCCTCTTCCGTTGCTTTGGTGCCGGCCACCAGGAAATTGTTGGAGATGGTCGCGTCCTGCACAAAGGCTTCGAAGGCTCGCGCGCACATCTCTGCTGGTGACGCGTAGTAGACGCAGCCATTCGCTTTGTCCGCCGCTTTTGATGCGCGGAACATGTCACTGGGGTGCTCCCCACTCTCATCCAGCATAATCGCGCGGAAACAGGCAAATAGCCGGTCATTGATGGGATGGGGCACCGGTGTGGCTTCGCGCAGCCAGGCTTCCGAGGCGAACATGTTTCCCGGTGCATCGCTAAACGCTTTGCCGGCGAGGTAGTGGTCCAGCGCGTGGAACCACTCGTGGGCAATGGAGCCGGGGCCGGCGTTTTTTGCCAGGGCAAAGGTACGGGTTCCGGGTTCATAGTGGGCACAAATACCCGGGCGGCCGCCGGTACCGTACTGGAAGGCGAGGGTGCCGCGCAAGGAGATGAGCAATTCCGGCCCCTGCAGAATAGTCATCAGGTCTTCCAGCGCGCCGTAAAACAATCCCGCCGCGCGGGTTTTTTCCGCCTCGGTGACCCAGCGCCCAATAGCGATGGAGCGGAAGTCGAAGCGTTTACGCACATCGTTAAAGCCCACAGTTTCCTGTGCACCCGATTGGGGGCTGAGGTGTGGGTTGAGATGCGGGCTGCGTCGGTAAAACTTGCGATCTAAAACCATGCGTGCAGAAAATTATTCGTTCCAGAACCTTGCCAGTGCGTCGGACAGCGCCTGACCGTTGCGGCAGCTGTGTGGTTGCCAGTGTTGTGGGTAAAGGGCCCGATAAAATGGGTCGGCGAAGCGGTA includes these proteins:
- a CDS encoding CLCA_X family protein — its product is MVLDRKFYRRSPHLNPHLSPQSGAQETVGFNDVRKRFDFRSIAIGRWVTEAEKTRAAGLFYGALEDLMTILQGPELLISLRGTLAFQYGTGGRPGICAHYEPGTRTFALAKNAGPGSIAHEWFHALDHYLAGKAFSDAPGNMFASEAWLREATPVPHPINDRLFACFRAIMLDESGEHPSDMFRASKAADKANGCVYYASPAEMCARAFEAFVQDATISNNFLVAGTKATEEARLGLYPQDAQRTRINLAFTDYFTVLGASLRRAGQQ
- a CDS encoding DUF885 domain-containing protein, encoding MSVMFSPSRSLPRLLVAVALFIFSASALADNAAQQLQQVIDDHWQYYLEENPTAASRMGDKRYNDRLPRVADDDRARRLQAEKAFVERLEKIDSEKLSRDQQVNRDLLLWVLNNSIDSNELYLDRTPINTFYSFWNTALSASRGLNMPQVSDYEDYIKRLEDTGRFFDESIANMRAGIKDGFVLPKIVIEGIAPTVRAQVYQDPTKSSLYEPFKKFPESFSDKDKQRLQEQGKQAILEYAMPAFDRVATFLEGDYLNAASDSLGAEQLPGGKDYYRHAIRTYVTLDMDPDAIHKIGLAEVKRIRGEMNQLIEDSGFDGSFEEFTEFLRTDPQFYAETPQELLKEAAYIAKNIDYRLPEFFGKLPRLPYGVVPVPDEIAPNYTTASYNPAAIGGTRGGAYWLNTYALDQRPLYELVALTLHEAVPGHHLQGALSLELEDVPAFRKNLYLSAFGEGWALYTERLGEEMGVYDTPYQSFGRLSYEMWRAARLVIDTGIHSQGWSRQQALDFLADNTSLSEGNVRAEVDRYISWPGQALSYKMGEIKIRELREKAERELGDQFDLRAFHDALLANGAVPMEMLEAQMNQFIADQRAASSRPAQ